From Homalodisca vitripennis isolate AUS2020 chromosome 1, UT_GWSS_2.1, whole genome shotgun sequence, the proteins below share one genomic window:
- the LOC124359980 gene encoding protein anon-73B1: MMIMYEVPGAVPDDIMDTVIKFGLYIGAIFQLICIAAVIVLPEKYDSTALKDGDVSEEDLSEGSPQATPRRPHAHHRPRKQEKKKRR, translated from the exons ATGATG ATCATGTATGAGGTGCCCGGTGCTGTTCCAGATGACATAATGGATACAGTGATTAAATTTGGTCTCTACATAGGAGCAATTTTTCAACTTATTTGTATTGCTGCTGTCATTGTCCTTCCTGAAAAATATGACTCCACAGCATTAAAG GATGGAGATGTCAGTGAAGAGGATTTATCAGAAGGAAGCCCTCAAGCCACTCCGAGAAGGCCTCATGCCCATCATAGACCTcggaaacaagaaaaaaagaaaaggagatga